One genomic window of Senegalia massiliensis includes the following:
- a CDS encoding CarD family transcriptional regulator → MFDIGDKIVYPMHGAGIIEGIEEKEILGEKKKYFIMKMPMGEMKVMVPMDNIEDIGIREVISLEELEQVLAVLGDDKTKMPQNWNRRFRANMDKIKSGDIFEIASVVRNLLIRDREKGLSTGERKMLNNAKQMLVSEIVLAKEIDEIQADELIEDIVK, encoded by the coding sequence ATGTTTGATATTGGAGATAAAATTGTTTACCCTATGCATGGTGCTGGAATCATAGAAGGTATAGAAGAAAAAGAAATATTAGGTGAAAAGAAAAAATATTTTATTATGAAAATGCCCATGGGAGAAATGAAGGTAATGGTTCCTATGGATAACATAGAAGATATAGGGATTAGAGAAGTTATAAGCTTAGAAGAACTAGAACAAGTTTTAGCTGTACTAGGTGATGATAAAACAAAAATGCCACAAAATTGGAATAGAAGATTTAGAGCTAATATGGATAAAATCAAAAGTGGAGATATTTTTGAAATAGCAAGTGTAGTTAGAAATCTTTTAATTAGAGATAGAGAAAAAGGTCTTTCTACAGGAGAAAGAAAAATGTTAAATAATGCAAAACAAATGTTAGTAAGTGAAATAGTTTTAGCAAAAGAAATAGATGAAATTCAAGCAGATGAATTAATAGAAGATATAGTAAAATAG
- a CDS encoding PIN/TRAM domain-containing protein — translation MVNKVLRIILTLTGFLLGFGLALTVENLGVLDFIERDVFLLVSYIVISALVGIIVFILSPKIINLGNSIGSSVESELQRIPATDIILGAVGLIVGLIIAYLISQPIFNLDIPYITVPAAVVLYLLFGYLGINVTTKKREDFAVLTNLFKKSAPKEEIVKKDYPKSRVKPKVLDTSVIIDGRIADICETKFMEGPLVIPEFVLEELQHIADSSDSLKRNRGRRGLDILNRIQKEIDIEVIIHDKDFEDISEVDSKLLKLGQFLNGMVVTNDYNLNKVAEFHGVEVLNINELANAVKPVVLPGEEMIVQVIKDGKESGQGIAYLDDGTMIVVDGGRKHIGETLDVMVTSVLQTAAGRMIFAKPKYMIEQAG, via the coding sequence TTGGTAAATAAAGTTTTGAGAATAATTTTGACTTTAACTGGATTTCTTTTGGGATTTGGGCTTGCATTGACAGTAGAAAATTTGGGCGTTTTAGATTTCATTGAAAGAGACGTTTTTTTATTAGTAAGTTATATTGTTATTAGTGCTTTAGTTGGAATTATAGTATTTATATTATCACCAAAAATCATAAATTTAGGTAACTCTATAGGATCTAGTGTAGAAAGTGAATTGCAAAGGATTCCAGCAACGGATATTATATTAGGTGCTGTTGGACTTATAGTAGGTTTGATAATTGCTTATTTAATATCACAACCTATATTTAATTTGGATATACCTTATATAACAGTGCCAGCAGCTGTGGTATTATATTTATTATTTGGATATCTGGGTATTAATGTTACTACAAAGAAAAGAGAAGATTTTGCAGTACTTACAAATCTATTTAAGAAATCTGCACCAAAAGAGGAAATTGTAAAAAAAGATTATCCTAAATCAAGAGTAAAACCAAAAGTGTTGGATACATCAGTGATAATAGATGGTAGAATTGCTGATATATGTGAAACGAAATTTATGGAAGGCCCCCTTGTTATACCAGAGTTTGTATTAGAAGAATTACAGCATATAGCAGACTCATCTGATTCCTTAAAAAGAAATAGAGGTAGAAGAGGACTTGATATTTTAAACAGAATACAAAAGGAAATAGACATAGAAGTTATAATTCATGATAAAGATTTTGAAGATATATCTGAAGTAGATAGTAAGTTATTAAAGTTAGGACAATTTTTAAATGGTATGGTAGTTACAAATGATTACAATTTAAATAAAGTGGCAGAATTTCATGGAGTAGAAGTATTAAACATCAATGAACTTGCAAATGCTGTTAAACCTGTAGTATTACCTGGTGAAGAGATGATTGTTCAAGTTATAAAAGATGGTAAGGAATCAGGTCAAGGTATTGCATATCTTGATGATGGGACTATGATAGTAGTAGATGGCGGTAGAAAGCATATTGGAGAAACATTGGATGTTATGGTTACTAGTGTACTTCAAACTGCTGCTGGTAGAATGATATTTGCGAAACCTAAATATATGATTGAACAAGCAGGATAA
- the pckA gene encoding phosphoenolpyruvate carboxykinase (ATP), whose translation MNGNIENILESRNVKFNLSEDELINIAIEKENAMLASNGALSINTGKYTGRSPHDRFIVKEDLVKNNINWNSQNKAISKEDFDKLSKTVIDYIENKELYVFEGFVGSDQKYRMPLRVINELSSQNLFAKQMFIENMDKDNDFKNDFTVIAVPNLKIEPEHYNLNSEAFIVISFEKRVVLIGGTKYSGEIKKSMFTVMNYLLPFKNVLPMHCSANRGQNGDVALFFGLSGTGKTTLSADNDRKLIGDDEHGFTENGVFNFEGGCYAKCIDLSEEKEPQIYNAIRKGSIIENVVLDENTKDPNYSDNRYTENTRAAFPITHIEDAILDGKGEIPKNIIFLTADATGVLPPISKLTKEQAMYHFMSGYTSKLAGTERGIKEPMATFSACFGEPFMLLEPQVYAKLLGEKIEKYNLNVFLVNTGWTGGEYGVGNRINLRYTRNMVRAALNGELESVDYIKDNIFNLSMPVKCNGVPEEILNPVNTWDDKERYYERANELAYNFKENFKKFNISEKIIIAS comes from the coding sequence ATTAATGGCAATATAGAAAATATTTTAGAATCTAGAAATGTAAAATTTAATTTGAGTGAGGATGAATTAATAAATATAGCAATAGAAAAGGAAAATGCTATGTTAGCTTCTAACGGAGCTTTAAGTATAAATACTGGAAAATATACAGGGAGGTCTCCTCACGATAGATTCATTGTAAAAGAAGACTTAGTTAAAAATAATATAAATTGGAACTCTCAAAATAAAGCTATTTCAAAAGAAGATTTTGATAAGCTATCAAAAACAGTTATAGATTATATAGAAAATAAAGAATTATATGTATTTGAAGGTTTTGTAGGTTCTGATCAAAAATATAGAATGCCTCTAAGGGTTATAAATGAACTTTCAAGTCAAAATCTATTTGCCAAGCAAATGTTTATAGAAAATATGGACAAGGATAACGATTTCAAAAATGATTTTACTGTTATAGCTGTTCCAAATTTAAAAATAGAGCCTGAACACTATAATTTAAATTCTGAAGCCTTTATAGTTATTAGTTTCGAAAAAAGAGTGGTTTTAATTGGTGGAACAAAATATAGTGGAGAAATAAAAAAATCTATGTTTACTGTGATGAATTATTTATTACCATTTAAAAATGTACTTCCTATGCATTGTTCAGCAAATAGAGGACAAAATGGAGATGTTGCATTATTTTTTGGGTTGTCTGGAACAGGTAAAACAACATTGTCTGCAGATAATGATAGGAAACTAATTGGTGATGATGAACATGGCTTTACTGAAAATGGAGTATTTAATTTTGAAGGTGGTTGCTATGCAAAATGTATAGATTTATCAGAAGAAAAAGAACCTCAAATATATAACGCTATAAGAAAGGGCTCAATAATTGAGAATGTTGTGCTAGATGAAAATACAAAAGATCCAAATTACTCAGATAATAGATATACAGAAAATACTAGAGCTGCATTTCCTATAACTCATATTGAAGATGCTATACTTGATGGAAAAGGAGAAATACCAAAAAATATTATATTTTTAACAGCAGATGCTACAGGAGTATTGCCTCCAATTTCAAAACTTACTAAGGAACAAGCAATGTACCACTTTATGAGTGGTTACACAAGTAAACTTGCTGGAACTGAAAGAGGAATAAAGGAGCCTATGGCAACATTTTCGGCATGTTTTGGTGAACCTTTTATGCTTTTAGAGCCGCAAGTATATGCTAAACTTTTAGGAGAAAAAATTGAAAAATATAATTTAAATGTATTTTTAGTTAACACTGGATGGACTGGTGGAGAATATGGGGTAGGGAATAGAATAAACTTAAGATATACAAGAAATATGGTTAGAGCTGCATTAAATGGTGAATTGGAAAGTGTTGATTATATTAAGGATAATATATTTAATTTATCTATGCCGGTAAAATGTAATGGCGTGCCTGAAGAAATATTAAATCCTGTGAATACTTGGGATGATAAAGAAAGATACTATGAGAGAGCAAATGAATTAGCATATAACTTCAAAGAGAACTTTAAGAAATTTAATATAAGTGAAAAAATTATTATAGCTTCATAA
- the ispD gene encoding 2-C-methyl-D-erythritol 4-phosphate cytidylyltransferase has protein sequence MSYKSKKISVIIAAAGMGKRMNSNINKQYILLNDKPILFYTLYKFEKNEFVDDIIIVAKEDEISYCNKNIVSKYGFKKVKDIVAGGKERRDSVYNGLNAIDVESDIVLIHDGARPFVDNEIINSSIKEVIVNKATVVGVPVKDTIKIVSDDNIVESTPNRSHLWKVQTPQSFSYSVIMDCYNKGIENDLNVTDDSMLVEHFGYSVKMIMGSYKNIKITTPEDLVMGKNFLE, from the coding sequence ATGAGCTATAAAAGTAAAAAAATTTCAGTTATTATTGCTGCTGCAGGTATGGGAAAAAGAATGAATAGTAATATAAATAAACAATATATTTTATTAAATGACAAGCCTATACTTTTTTATACATTATATAAGTTTGAAAAAAATGAATTTGTAGATGATATAATAATTGTAGCGAAAGAAGATGAGATAAGTTATTGTAATAAAAATATAGTAAGTAAATATGGATTTAAAAAAGTAAAAGATATAGTTGCTGGGGGAAAAGAACGTAGAGACTCAGTATATAATGGTTTAAATGCAATAGATGTTGAAAGTGATATTGTACTTATTCATGATGGAGCTAGACCATTTGTTGATAATGAAATTATAAATTCGTCTATAAAAGAGGTTATAGTAAATAAAGCTACAGTTGTAGGTGTACCTGTAAAGGATACAATAAAGATTGTTAGTGATGATAATATAGTTGAAAGCACACCTAATAGAAGTCATTTGTGGAAAGTTCAAACACCCCAAAGTTTTTCTTATTCAGTTATAATGGATTGTTATAATAAAGGTATAGAAAATGATTTGAATGTAACAGATGATTCTATGTTAGTAGAGCATTTTGGATATTCTGTAAAAATGATAATGGGAAGTTATAAGAATATAAAAATTACTACTCCAGAAGATTTAGTAATGGGTAAAAATTTTTTAGAATAG
- the ispF gene encoding 2-C-methyl-D-erythritol 2,4-cyclodiphosphate synthase, translating to MKIGIGYDVHKLVRNRDLIVGGVKIEHEKGLLGHSDADVLTHAIMDSILGALSLGDIGKQFPDTSPEFKDANSINLLKKVYESMYDKGYIIGNIDAVIVAQRPKMAPYIIDMRKVISDTLNTSIENINIKATTTEELGFEGRKEGISSHSVCLLIKK from the coding sequence ATGAAAATCGGAATTGGTTATGATGTACACAAACTAGTAAGGAATAGAGACTTAATTGTTGGGGGAGTGAAAATAGAACATGAAAAGGGACTATTAGGACATTCGGATGCAGATGTATTAACTCATGCTATAATGGACAGTATATTAGGAGCATTATCTTTAGGAGATATTGGCAAGCAATTTCCAGATACTAGTCCAGAATTTAAGGATGCAAATAGTATAAATTTATTGAAAAAAGTTTATGAAAGTATGTATGACAAAGGTTACATAATAGGTAATATTGATGCAGTTATTGTAGCTCAAAGACCTAAAATGGCACCTTATATTATTGATATGAGAAAAGTGATATCAGATACACTGAATACTTCAATAGAAAATATAAATATAAAAGCTACTACCACAGAAGAACTTGGATTTGAAGGTAGAAAAGAAGGAATATCATCTCACTCTGTATGTTTACTTATAAAAAAATAA